From Micromonospora echinospora, one genomic window encodes:
- a CDS encoding bifunctional GNAT family N-acetyltransferase/acetate--CoA ligase family protein — protein sequence MTTVDPPVDVLLSDGTTVQLRPIHPDDAPGIVAMHSRFSERTRYLRYFSPYPRIPERDLHRFVYVDHHDREAFVVLAGDRIVAVGRYERLGPGSPDAEVAFVVEDAYQGRGIGSVLLEHLADAARRAGITSFVAEVLPANGAMLRVFADFGYQVQRQFADGVVHLSFPIAPTEQTLQVQRGREQRTEARSIARLLAPRGVALYGASATGQGVGAAVLGHLRDFGFAGVVVPVHPSATTVAGLPAYPSAVAAGAPVDLAVVAVAPEAVPAVVADAAAAGAHGLVVISAGFAEAGAEGAAAQRALVRQAHAAGMRVVGPNCLGIANTDPAVRLNATGAPVLPPAGRVGFFSQSGAFGVAVLAEADRRGLGLSSFVSAGNRADVSGNDLLQYWQDDPATDVIMLYLETFGNPRKFARLTRRIGRAKPVVALASPARPAALPGGPDEVAVSALFAQSGVIRVDTVAELLDVGVLLAKQPLPAGRRVGVVGNSSALTVLAATACAAHGLDVAVGYPRDVGPQAGASALALALTRTAADERVDALVAAFAPPLPGQLADTEADLAAALVGVLDAGKPVVATFLAGGLPADVPAYSGVEEAVRALARVTTYADWLRRPPGTLPELPDVDVVAAEAAIRADGPDQADRLLAAYGVEVVGSVPVRSAVEAVEAAGRLGVPVALKAAAVGLRHRLDLGAVRLDLGDSLAVRRAYDEMAAVFGADALVQAMVPPGVACVVELVEDPTFGPVVGFGLGGVATELLGDRAWRAVPLTDRDARELVDEPRAAPLLRGYRGAEPVDREALVDLLLRVGRLADEQPRVRALTLNPVLVRAEGISVLHAGVRIGTAATRPDTGPRRI from the coding sequence GTGACCACGGTGGACCCGCCGGTGGACGTGCTGCTCAGCGACGGTACGACCGTCCAGCTGCGGCCGATCCACCCGGACGACGCGCCGGGCATCGTGGCGATGCACTCCCGGTTCTCCGAGCGCACCCGCTACCTGCGCTACTTCTCCCCGTACCCGCGCATCCCGGAGCGGGACCTGCACCGTTTCGTCTACGTCGACCACCACGACCGGGAGGCGTTCGTGGTGCTGGCCGGCGACCGGATCGTTGCGGTCGGCCGGTACGAGCGGCTCGGCCCCGGCTCACCCGACGCCGAGGTGGCGTTCGTGGTGGAGGACGCCTACCAGGGCCGGGGCATCGGCTCGGTGCTGCTGGAACACCTCGCCGACGCGGCCCGGCGCGCCGGGATCACCTCCTTCGTCGCCGAGGTGCTTCCAGCCAACGGGGCGATGCTGCGGGTCTTCGCCGACTTCGGGTACCAGGTCCAGCGGCAGTTCGCCGACGGGGTGGTGCACCTGAGCTTCCCGATCGCCCCGACCGAGCAGACCCTCCAGGTGCAGCGGGGCCGCGAGCAGCGCACCGAGGCCCGGTCGATCGCCCGGCTGCTCGCCCCGCGCGGGGTGGCCCTCTACGGTGCCAGCGCCACCGGGCAGGGGGTCGGTGCGGCGGTGCTCGGGCACCTGCGGGACTTCGGGTTCGCCGGGGTGGTCGTCCCGGTGCATCCGAGCGCGACCACGGTCGCCGGGCTGCCCGCGTACCCGTCGGCGGTCGCCGCCGGGGCGCCGGTGGACCTGGCGGTCGTCGCGGTCGCCCCGGAGGCGGTGCCGGCCGTGGTGGCCGACGCGGCCGCCGCCGGGGCGCACGGCCTGGTGGTGATCTCCGCCGGGTTCGCCGAGGCCGGCGCGGAGGGGGCGGCGGCGCAGCGGGCCCTGGTCCGCCAGGCGCACGCGGCGGGCATGCGGGTGGTCGGCCCGAACTGCCTGGGCATCGCCAACACCGACCCGGCGGTACGCCTCAACGCCACCGGCGCTCCGGTCCTGCCGCCCGCCGGCCGGGTCGGCTTCTTCAGCCAGTCCGGCGCGTTCGGGGTGGCCGTCCTCGCCGAGGCGGACCGGCGTGGCCTGGGGCTGTCCAGCTTCGTCTCCGCCGGCAACCGGGCCGACGTCTCCGGCAACGACCTGCTCCAGTACTGGCAGGACGACCCGGCCACCGACGTGATCATGCTCTACCTGGAGACGTTCGGGAACCCGCGTAAGTTCGCCCGGCTGACCCGGCGGATCGGCCGGGCCAAACCGGTGGTGGCGCTCGCCTCCCCGGCTCGTCCCGCCGCTCTGCCCGGCGGCCCGGACGAGGTGGCGGTCAGCGCGCTCTTCGCCCAGTCCGGCGTGATCCGGGTCGACACCGTGGCCGAACTCCTCGACGTCGGGGTGCTGCTGGCCAAGCAGCCGCTGCCCGCCGGCCGGCGCGTCGGCGTGGTCGGCAACTCCTCCGCGCTGACCGTGCTCGCCGCCACCGCCTGCGCGGCGCACGGACTCGACGTCGCCGTCGGCTACCCCCGCGACGTCGGACCGCAGGCCGGGGCGAGCGCGCTGGCCCTGGCCCTGACCCGCACCGCCGCCGACGAGCGGGTCGACGCGCTGGTCGCGGCCTTCGCCCCGCCGCTGCCGGGGCAACTGGCCGACACCGAGGCGGACCTCGCCGCCGCGCTCGTCGGCGTGCTGGACGCGGGGAAGCCGGTCGTGGCGACCTTCCTGGCCGGGGGGCTCCCCGCCGACGTGCCGGCGTACTCCGGGGTGGAGGAGGCGGTCCGGGCACTGGCCCGGGTCACCACGTACGCGGACTGGCTGCGTCGGCCACCGGGCACCCTGCCCGAACTGCCCGACGTCGACGTCGTCGCGGCCGAGGCGGCGATCCGCGCCGACGGCCCCGACCAGGCCGACCGCCTGCTCGCCGCGTACGGCGTCGAGGTGGTCGGCTCGGTTCCGGTGCGCTCCGCCGTCGAGGCCGTCGAGGCCGCCGGGCGGCTCGGCGTCCCGGTGGCGCTGAAGGCGGCGGCCGTCGGGCTGCGGCACCGCCTCGACCTCGGCGCGGTCCGCCTCGACCTGGGCGATTCGCTCGCGGTGCGCCGGGCGTACGACGAGATGGCGGCGGTCTTCGGCGCGGACGCCCTGGTCCAGGCGATGGTGCCGCCCGGGGTGGCGTGTGTGGTGGAGCTGGTGGAGGACCCGACGTTCGGGCCGGTGGTTGGGTTCGGGCTGGGCGGGGTCGCCACCGAACTGCTCGGCGACCGGGCCTGGCGCGCGGTCCCGCTGACCGACCGGGACGCCCGCGAGCTGGTCGACGAGCCGCGCGCGGCACCGCTGCTGCGCGGCTACCGGGGAGCCGAGCCGGTCGACCGGGAGGCCCTGGTCGACCTGTTGCTCCGGGTCGGCCGGCTCGCCGACGAGCAGCCCCGGGTCCGGGCGCTCACCCTGAACCCGGTGCTGGTTCGCGCCGAGGGCATCTCGGTGCTGCACGCAGGCGTCCGGATCGGCACCGCCGCGACCCGCCCGGACACCGGCCCCCGCCGGATCTGA
- a CDS encoding acetoin utilization protein AcuC: MADDTVVVWDEALLAYDLGDHPLDPVRVELTVALARELGVLDRPGVRLVRPAPADEALLTRVHRPDYLDAVRAAPHDPFFSGYGLGTSDNPVFEGMHESSALVAGATVAAAEAVWRGEARRAVSVAGGLHHAMAGRAAGFCVYNDPAVAIARLLDLGAERIAYVDVDVHHGDGVQQIFWDEPRVLTVSLHESPLALFPGTGFPDETGGPAAPGSAVNLPLPPGTDDAGWQRAFHAVVPSVLRAFRPQVLVTQCGADGHRLDPLADLRLSVDGQRATYLALRALADELCEGRWVATGGGGYALVEVVPRAWTHLLAVATGEPVDPATLTPPAWRALAAARRPGREVPLRMGDGVDPTHQPWQPTGEPDAVDRAISATRRSVFPLFGLDPHDPRD; the protein is encoded by the coding sequence ATGGCCGACGACACGGTGGTGGTCTGGGACGAGGCGCTGCTCGCCTACGACCTCGGTGACCATCCCCTCGATCCGGTACGGGTGGAGCTGACTGTCGCCCTCGCCCGCGAACTGGGGGTGCTCGACCGGCCCGGGGTGCGCCTGGTCCGGCCCGCGCCGGCGGACGAGGCCCTGCTGACCCGGGTGCACCGGCCGGACTACCTGGACGCGGTACGGGCGGCTCCGCACGACCCGTTCTTCTCCGGGTACGGCCTGGGCACCTCGGACAATCCGGTCTTCGAGGGCATGCACGAGTCCAGCGCGTTGGTGGCCGGCGCGACCGTGGCCGCCGCCGAGGCGGTCTGGCGCGGCGAGGCCCGGCGGGCGGTCAGTGTGGCCGGCGGGCTGCACCACGCCATGGCCGGGCGGGCGGCCGGGTTCTGCGTCTACAACGACCCGGCGGTGGCCATCGCCCGCCTGCTCGACCTCGGCGCGGAGCGGATCGCCTACGTCGACGTGGACGTGCACCACGGCGACGGGGTGCAGCAGATCTTCTGGGACGAACCCCGGGTGTTGACGGTCAGCCTGCACGAGAGCCCTCTCGCGCTCTTTCCCGGCACCGGGTTCCCCGACGAGACGGGTGGCCCGGCGGCCCCGGGCAGCGCGGTGAACCTGCCGCTGCCACCGGGCACCGACGACGCGGGCTGGCAGCGGGCGTTCCACGCGGTGGTGCCGTCGGTGCTGCGCGCGTTCCGCCCCCAGGTGCTGGTCACCCAGTGCGGCGCGGACGGGCACCGGCTGGACCCCCTGGCCGACCTGCGCCTCTCCGTCGACGGGCAACGGGCCACCTACCTGGCCCTGCGGGCGCTCGCCGACGAACTGTGCGAGGGCCGCTGGGTGGCCACCGGCGGCGGTGGCTACGCCCTGGTCGAGGTGGTGCCCCGGGCCTGGACCCACCTGCTCGCGGTGGCCACCGGCGAGCCGGTCGACCCGGCCACCCTCACCCCGCCGGCCTGGCGGGCGCTGGCCGCCGCCCGCCGTCCCGGCCGGGAGGTGCCGCTACGCATGGGTGACGGCGTGGACCCGACGCACCAGCCGTGGCAGCCCACCGGCGAGCCCGACGCGGTGGACCGGGCCATCTCCGCCACCCGCCGGTCGGTCTTCCCGCTGTTCGGGCTCGACCCGCACGACCCGAGAGACTGA